From the genome of Gemmatimonadales bacterium:
GCGACGAGGCCGACCGGCTGGTCGCGTTCAACATCGCACACCGTTCGGGCACCGAAGCCTGGATGGGGCCGTTGTGCGTGCGGCCCGATCGCCAGCTGGCCGGCCTTGGAAAGGAGGTCGTCATGGCGGCGATCGACTGGCTGAAGGCACGCGACGCCGCTACCATCGGCCTCGAGACGATGCCGCGCACCGTGGACAACATCGGCTTCTACAGCCGACTCGGATTCATCCCCGGCAACCTCACGCTCACCATGACGATCGAGACCGTCGCGCGCGGCCCTCGCGAAGGCGAGGCTGCGCTCCTCGGCGACCTGGACCCGCCGCGCCGGGCCGAACGGGTGGCGGAGATCGGCCGCCTGGTCGAGCTTCTCGCGCCCGGGTACGACTTCCGGCGCGAGATCGAACTGACGCTCGACCTGGCGCTCGGCGACGTGGTCACGGTCGAGCAGGGGGGGGCGCTCGCGGCGTTCGTGCTCTGTCACGCCACGCCGCTCGCGGAAGGAGGGGGCCGTGACGAGGTGCGAGTGCTCAAGGCGGCGGCGGTGGACGAGCAGGCGTTGCTGGCGGCCCTGGGCGTGGCCGGCGCGTGGGCGCATCGCTGCGGGAGCCGGAGGCTGGCGATCCGATGCCAGTCCTCGTACGGCGACGTCTACCGTACGCTCATCGGTCGCGGCTTCCGCGTCCGCTGGTCGGACCTGCGCATGACCCTGGACGGCTATCCCGAACGGCGCCCGGAGCGTGGAATCCTGTGGTCGAACTGGGAGATCTGACCGTGGCGGGGGAACTCCGGATGCGGTGCGGCGTACCGGGTACACTCGGCCGGCGTCGCACCGCTCCTCGCCCGGAGTAGCCAATGGCATCCCGTCTCGCAGTCTCGTTGCTGCTGATCGCGCCGCTTGTCGGCGTCCGGATGCTCGCGGCCCAGCACACCGGCGCGCCCCCCGGCGGCCAGCATCAGGGTGGGCAGCATCAGGGAGACACTCACGTCCATGGCGGTCAGCAGCCGGTGAGGCGCACGGCCGCCGATACGGCGGCGGCCTGCCGTCGTCCCGGGGCCGAGCAGCAGGTGGTGTGCCGCGGGTGGCTGGACACGGCGTTCGCCGGCATGCAACAGCGCGGGCAGCAGGTGATGGGCGTGGACCAGTACACCTCCTCGCACCGGTTCGACGATCTGCCCGATGGTGGCCGCATCGAGCTCCAGCGTGACGGCGCCGACCCCGCCGGCGCCGCGGCGATCCGCCGGCACTTCGCCGAGATCGCCGGCAAGTTCGCGGACGCCGACTTCGACGCGCCCGGCTTGGTGCACGCGCAGGACGTGCCGGGGACGCGCGTAATGGCCGCCAAGCGGTCGCTCATCACGTATACGGTGGAAGTCCTGCCGAGAGGGGCGGCGCTGCGGATCGCGAGTCGGGACTCCGAGGCGGTCGCGGCGATTCACCAGTTCCTGCAATTCCAGCGGCGAGAGCACGGGACGGGACAGCGGCCGTAGTGGCCCGAATCGGGACCACGGCTTGGGGACGCGGGTACTGAAGCACGCGGCCAGCCACGGTAGGCCCTAAAGAGTGCGTAACGCAATAAGTGAGTTGAATACGTTTCTGGCGCTCGGACCGGCTCTGAGGCCGCGCAGGGGCCGCCAAGCGCCAACTGCGCGCCGAATTCCCTTACGCACGCCATTCTCGTCCGTAACCCGACGACCGGCCGCCGCCAGCCCTTGCCGCAAGGAGTGATGGGGCGCACGTTTACGCCTGCGGCCAGTGCCCGCGGAGGGAGTGGCTTACGGGCTTTCTCGACGTCTGTATCGCCGTCGGTAAAAGCGGCCCAATTGCAGTTAAGAACTAGTTAGGCATCGCTCGGGCCACCCTTGCTGGCAGAGATCAGCGCCCTGCCTCGGAGCACCTCCTGCCCCTAGCCTCCGGTAACCCCCACCTTGGCCACGTCCGCACGGGCGTCGAGGAAGTTTAGCTTCTCCGCCCTTCTCGCTAGCGCCAGCGAACCGCCGGCCGAGACTGCACTCAGCAGAGTGATGGGACCAATTATTGCGAACATCAGCAGCCACGTCGGGAGATTGGTGGAGTTCGAGCCCGCAACAAACGGAACCATTCCCACCAACAGACCGGCCACCGCCCCCCAGGCGCCCACTCGTGTAGGCGACAACTCATCGAATCGGCGGCGGCGCTCTGCAATCCAAATCACCATGGAAAAGACCACAGCGCTGAGGAAGCCCGGGTACGCTCCCACCAATATCCACGGTTCATCCATGGACCCATCCGGATCCACGATCATCGATATCAGCAACCCAACCGGCACCCACACGACGGCCCAGGTCAGGCCCATCAAGACTGCACCGCGGATGCGTCTCAGCCACTTCTTCATTGCTACCTCCCTGTGCAATTGGATCTTCTACCATCGATGCTGCCGGTACGCCGAACTTCCTCCACTTGCCCCCAGAGCCGACTCGGCATTGATGACGCCGTCCGGCGAAGAACTGCAGCCGAAGGAGACACATATACTTTGTATCACAAAGTTATACTTTGTATAACAAAGTATTCTGCGTTAGTGCGATGCGCAACTTCTGCAGGTTGTTGGTTGAGCGATGCGATCGGCTTGGACTGGGCGCTGGCTGAGTCGAGCGTATCCGGGTTCAAGCCTCAGGTTTCGGGCCGCGGCGAGGCAGCTAGCGAAATCCGCTTACAGGGAGTCAGCGAAGAGGGCCCTGGAAGAGACGACCTCGGAGGCGCCCCCAGGTCCGACGATGCCCTGGTGCCAGGCCAAGAGTGCGCCTCTACCGTCGCGGGGCGATGCCTAACAAGCGTTTGCTGCTGTCGCGGTGTGAGCGGAGGGTCCGAGTCGTTCGTCTTGCAACTCACGACTCGGGTACGGCATCTTGGCCGCGCAGCAGAAACGCAAGTCGTTAGGCGGTGCGAATGGCAGTGTCCCCCGCTAGAGCGATGGCATGGCCCTAGAGTTTGCTTGGGATCCCAAGAAGGCCGCCAGCAATCTCCGGAAGCATGGCGTGAGCTTCGAGGAAGCGCTCACGGCCTTCGCCGACCCTCTCTCAATCACCATACCCGACCCCGAGCACTCAGCTGCAGAGGAGCGCTGCATTTTGGTGGGGCTCTCGGTCCGCGGTCGCCTGCTGGTGGTTGCGCATATCGAGGTAAGTGAGCAGATTCGCATTATCAACGCCCGACCGGCCACACGCGCCGAACGCGTGACCTATGAAGAAGACTAGGAAGCAGCCGATTGACCGCGACACCATGCGCCCCGAGTATGATTTCTCCGGCGGCGTGCGCGGCAAGTATGCTGGCCGATTCCCACGCGATGTGACGGTCGTGTTGCTCGAGCCCGACGTCGCAGCGGCCTATCCCGATTCCCAATCCGTCAACCGGGCTCTCCGCGCCATTCTGGATGCGGCGCCAGCTAGGCCGCGCCGCTCCCGTCGTCGCACCGCCTAACACCATTAAGAAGTTACCTGTCAAGGGGTCGCAGTAGTCCCATTGCGGCGAGCGCAGCTCGCCGCC
Proteins encoded in this window:
- a CDS encoding GNAT family N-acetyltransferase — its product is MTERDIPAMNRLFSDSFTDRYRRDGLVGVRVPFLNDAIWRYAIADAGDGAMAWRDEADRLVAFNIAHRSGTEAWMGPLCVRPDRQLAGLGKEVVMAAIDWLKARDAATIGLETMPRTVDNIGFYSRLGFIPGNLTLTMTIETVARGPREGEAALLGDLDPPRRAERVAEIGRLVELLAPGYDFRREIELTLDLALGDVVTVEQGGALAAFVLCHATPLAEGGGRDEVRVLKAAAVDEQALLAALGVAGAWAHRCGSRRLAIRCQSSYGDVYRTLIGRGFRVRWSDLRMTLDGYPERRPERGILWSNWEI
- a CDS encoding BrnT family toxin, with amino-acid sequence MALEFAWDPKKAASNLRKHGVSFEEALTAFADPLSITIPDPEHSAAEERCILVGLSVRGRLLVVAHIEVSEQIRIINARPATRAERVTYEED